The Patagioenas fasciata isolate bPatFas1 chromosome 19 unlocalized genomic scaffold, bPatFas1.hap1 SUPER_19_unloc_1, whole genome shotgun sequence genome window below encodes:
- the LOC139826630 gene encoding uncharacterized protein — protein MARQLFLQPHLSPTIEKLERYEFAKIWASTSYHLSLQLALHQAVRIPGIGTFAVVRKRVALSEQDLVIVERPVFRPEKAVVQDHELRYGCKDFPGHQDFEQLPYAEIASENAVSEGTVQLYMERTTHLFHACLENRKNVAIIWRDVGMLIAEGKEIKKRFYLHFLERLNGTGKMLQALLENKWEKKEEQLPPYIQKYLEEQEEKETELAEAEAEEEMPNVEGNGEKPKEMQRSQESSSPECSSDSSSSSVESDESSCDLLEMNMEGWEEAGEEPPSVPEDNSVPQKRYEIYSTSASARRPSQALRLARDTSSKSLLRRDERQCRPARLLTPALPSVQ, from the exons atggcaagacagctcttcttgcagcctcacctgagcccaactattgagaagctcgagcgttatg agttcgctaagatttgggccagcacatcgtatcacctcagcctgcagctggctctccaccag gctgtccgcattcccggaatcgggacttttgcggttgtcagaaagcgagtagccctcagcgagcaggatctggtgatcgtggagagacccgtgtttcgacctgaaaaggctgttgtgcaggaccatgagctccgctatggttgcaaagacttccctg gccatcaagatttcgaacaactgccgtatgctgagatagcctcagagaacgctgtctctgagggcaccgtgcagctctacatggaaaggaccacgcaccttttccatgcctgcctagagaacaggaagaacgttgccatcatctggagggacgtgggcatgctgattgccgagggaaaagagataaaaaagagattttacttacactttttggaaaggctgaatggcactggcaagatgctgcaagctcttctcgag aataaatgggagaagaaggaggagcagcttccaccgtatatccagaaatacctggaagaacaggaagagaaggaaacagagctggcagaggccgaggcagaagaggagatgcccaatgtggaaggaaatggagaaaagccaaaggagatgcagaggagccag gaatccagctcccccgagtgctcctcagacagctcctcgagcagcgtggagtcagacgagtccagctgtgacctgctggagatgaacatggagggctgggaagaggccggagaagagccccccagcgtccctgaggacaacagcgtcccccagaagcggtacgagatctactccacgtcggccagtgccaggagaccgtctcaggcgctgaggctcgcgagagacacgtccagcaagagcctcctccggcgtgacgagcgccagtgccggccagccaggctgctgacaccagctctcccttctgttcagtaa
- the LOC139826660 gene encoding S-adenosyl-L-methionine-dependent tRNA 4-demethylwyosine synthase TYW1-like, protein MGLRLAQQRFARGLAEAVISLCLPVEVISMGDYDPEETTGRNVCVFLVATYTDGQPTESAAWFCKGLEEAARDFRFGKTYLKGLRYAVFGLGNAVYVDHYNTPKRELRALLCLPNLPVGTL, encoded by the exons atgggtctcagactggcacagcaaag gtttgccagaggtctggctgaagccgttatttcactttgtttgcctgtggaagtcatcagcatgggagattatgatccagaggag acaaccggcaggaacgtttgtgtgttcttggtagctacgtacactgacgggcagccaaccgagagtgcagcgtggttctgcaaggggttagaagaggcagcgcgtgactttcgctttgggaaaacgtatctgaaaggcctgagatacgctgtgtttggcttgggaaatgcggtttatgtcgatcattacaacact cccaaacgtgaactgcgtgcgctcttgtgtcttcccaacctccccgtggggaccctttga